In the genome of Chroococcidiopsis sp. TS-821, the window GCAGAGGGGCAGAGGGGCAGAGGACGCAGAGGACGCAAAGGAGAAGTTAATTGTAGTTCTTATTTAGAGAACTTGTATAAATTAGAATATTTTTGACAGGTTAATACCAGTATTGTTGCAACAAGCAGCTTAAGATCAACTTTCAAAGGGCGTCTAAAAAAGAATAAACTTCCCATTCGAGAGCATCCTAAATTTGAAGTCTCCACACATGGGGGATTTAGGGGGTAAATACCGCATCGCTAAAACTCCTCAGAGAGCGTCATACCAAACTGCTGCATCAAACATAAGTTGTGACTTGATATCGCAGCAGTAACATTCAGATCTATAAACCAGCTACTATGTCAATTGTCACAGAGAAGCCAAGGTCAAAACAGTCACGTTTCAAGCCCAACAAGTGGCGCATTCCTTTCGTTCTGGCGACGACTATTGTTGTTGGTACCGTTGCTTTCATTCGATTTCATCAGACAACTCAACCACCTCCGACAACAGTTACTAGCCCAAAGCCAGTGATTCGCAATGTTGTTGCTTTAGGGCGCTTAGAACCACAAGGGGAAGTCGTCGCTCTGTCACCACCCAGTTCAGCCCAAGGCGCAAGAGTTGAGCAAATCTTGGTAAAAGAAGGCGACTGGGTGAAAGCAGGTGAAACAGTAGCAATTCTAGATACGCATACCCGTCTACAAGCTGCGCTAGAAAGCGCTCAAGCCGATGTCCAAGTTGCGCGTGCTGCACTCGCCAAAATCCAAGCAGGGGCGCAAACCGGAGAAATCGAAGCTCAAAAAGCTGCGATCGCCCGTCTGGAAGCCGAACTTGCAGGACAACAAGAAACGCTCCAAGCAACCGTAGCGCGTCAAGTAGCAGCACAGCGCAATGCTCAAAGTGACTACGAACGCTATCAACGACTTTACCAAGAAGGTGCAATTTCTGTGCAAGAACTCGAAACGAAACGCCTAAATGCAGAAACTGCACAACAGCAAGTTAATGAAAGCCAAGCAACTCGTAACGAAACAATTGCAACTCTACAACGCCAAATCGAGGAAGCGCGAGCTAATCTCAACCGCATTACCGAAGTACGCCCAACCGACGTGCGCGAAGCCCAAGCCCAAGTAGATCGGATGCTTGCTGCTGTTAAATTAACTCAAGCCGATCTAGCATTAAGCTACATTAAAGCTCCCATTGATGGAGAAATCATTAAAATTCATACGCGTTCTGGAGAAACAATTAGCTCCAACGGAATTGCGGAACTCGCGCGTACCAATCAAATGGTCGTTGTTGCAGAAGTCCTTGAAGAAGATATTAGCAAAGTGCGCGCTGGTCAAACAGCGAGTATTACCAGCGAAAATCGAGCTTTTGCTCAAAAAATTCAAGGAACTGTGACACAAGTAGGTAGAAAAATCGGCAAACAAAACATTTTAGATAGCGATCCCGCAGCTGACGTTGACGCCAGAGTTGTCGAAGTTCGCATTAGTTTACCTCCAGATGCAAGCGAGCTAGTTTCTGGTTTGACTTACGCCAGAGTGATTGTAGAAATTAGCGTTTAACTTTGATAAACCATACTAAATTAATGCCAAGAAAATGAATCGTAAAATTCCTTTGGCATGGTTACAACTTACGCGTGAAAAAACACGATTAATTGTGGCATTGGCTGGCATTGCTTTTGCCAATATTTTAATGTTTATGCAATTGGGTTTTCGAGAAGCACTGTTTGATGGTAATGTTCAATTTCACCAAAGCTTGAATGGCGAGATTGTTGTCATCAATCCTCAATCGGATGCGTTACTTTCTCTAAAAACTTTTTCGCAGCGGCGCTTGTATCAAATTTTAGCACTTGAGGAAGTGGAATCCGTTCATCCTATTTATATAGGTTTTACTTCTTGGAGAAATCCTCAAACGCGGAAGCTGCGTAGTATTCAAGTTATTGGATTTAATCCAGATGCTTCGATCGTCAACTTACCAGGAGTTCAACAAAACCTCGATAAAATTAAGCAACCCGATGTTTTTTTATTCGACCAAGGCTCGCGTCAAGAGTTTGGGACGATCGCTGCTGATTTTTCGCAAGGAAAGGCGATCGCCACAGAAGTA includes:
- a CDS encoding HlyD family efflux transporter periplasmic adaptor subunit; the encoded protein is MSIVTEKPRSKQSRFKPNKWRIPFVLATTIVVGTVAFIRFHQTTQPPPTTVTSPKPVIRNVVALGRLEPQGEVVALSPPSSAQGARVEQILVKEGDWVKAGETVAILDTHTRLQAALESAQADVQVARAALAKIQAGAQTGEIEAQKAAIARLEAELAGQQETLQATVARQVAAQRNAQSDYERYQRLYQEGAISVQELETKRLNAETAQQQVNESQATRNETIATLQRQIEEARANLNRITEVRPTDVREAQAQVDRMLAAVKLTQADLALSYIKAPIDGEIIKIHTRSGETISSNGIAELARTNQMVVVAEVLEEDISKVRAGQTASITSENRAFAQKIQGTVTQVGRKIGKQNILDSDPAADVDARVVEVRISLPPDASELVSGLTYARVIVEISV